The following proteins are co-located in the Fodinibius salicampi genome:
- a CDS encoding LexA family protein translates to MEYPKLTNKQNDFFNFLVRYVREFEQWPSHQDLMDEFGFKSPRSITQLYEALIKKNHLVKADWGEYDFHPVQKFNLSENEEDEEYGIPIVGLITAGGMQEAVEEDLGRVTLKSILPNYDKMKAVVVSGQSMRGAGINNGDIVLLAQTDIFDGDIGAVRYRGETSLKRIYSTPNGMRLKPANEDFEPITIEPGEFEEVNIIGKYVGHINDKGLHKV, encoded by the coding sequence ATGGAATATCCAAAACTGACAAACAAGCAAAACGACTTCTTTAACTTCCTTGTGCGGTATGTCAGAGAGTTTGAACAGTGGCCTTCCCATCAGGACCTCATGGATGAGTTCGGGTTTAAGTCGCCCCGAAGTATCACGCAGCTGTATGAGGCGCTGATTAAGAAAAATCACTTGGTTAAGGCGGATTGGGGAGAGTATGATTTCCATCCCGTACAGAAGTTTAACCTCAGTGAAAATGAGGAAGACGAGGAGTATGGCATACCCATTGTCGGACTTATTACCGCCGGCGGGATGCAGGAAGCGGTGGAAGAGGATCTGGGCCGGGTAACCCTGAAGTCTATCCTTCCCAACTATGATAAGATGAAGGCGGTGGTGGTTTCCGGGCAAAGCATGCGAGGAGCCGGGATCAATAATGGTGACATTGTGCTCCTGGCCCAGACGGATATCTTCGATGGCGATATCGGGGCCGTACGATATCGCGGAGAAACCAGCCTGAAACGCATCTACAGCACCCCGAACGGGATGAGGCTCAAACCGGCAAATGAAGATTTTGAGCCCATCACCATTGAACCGGGAGAGTTTGAGGAGGTAAATATCATCGGGAAGTATGTGGGCCATATCAATGATAAGGGACTCCACAAAGTGTAG
- a CDS encoding PAS domain-containing sensor histidine kinase, translated as MNIRNFDQFFHDSPIPMWVYDPEDYSIQEVNQAMADTYGYSREEMLSFTLFDLRPEDEVTKLKEYLAQVDNESVGDEGVWKHQKKGGEFVYARVVRNPVSLDNKDRDYQLAMYKNLTSELESQLNNEMLFKHSLDGIMLTNPNGEILQANQAACDILGMSEQEITERGRGGIVARDEKLEKALEQRTQTGKFAGELNFIHKSGRKIPVEITTSVFQNYAGEKRTSLIFRDISDRKAQQQALRDEKEFTEAVLNSLPGVFYVLDHQGRVVRFNDHALEVFDLPADEIIGRSAAEFVHESDQEKVPEEIRGVLEEGYRVFELTLKTGGGTTAIYRFNAERLEQSGHTYIIGTGLDITKKKDLEEQLHSLLQEEQVQRKKAEADRDKLKEMFEEAPSPKCLLEGPKLRYVIANKAYRQVVGQEDIIGKPVIDVIPEVKEQGYIDLLEKVYQTGEPYLGFGDPVHIDKGKKGAKQQYIFNLLFAPLFDEEGEVYGIFIEAMDFSEQIAYQKQLKESLTEKETLLAEIHHRVKNNLAIVTSMMQLQAMETEDTDLQGALRSAQQRIQTIATIHELLYSSESLSHLNFGENVKQLLHNLEEIFNTGKQITVDLQVEQVPMNINQAIPCALMVNEVVTNAYKHAFNHQKKGEIAIQLYEEDSNVVVEITDNGVGFPDNIIEEGASTIGMTLINLLKQQLEGEVHFSNVNGTQFKLEFEKADVKGSGSMLIKN; from the coding sequence ATGAATATTAGAAATTTTGATCAGTTTTTCCATGATAGCCCCATCCCGATGTGGGTGTATGACCCGGAGGATTATTCAATACAGGAGGTCAATCAGGCGATGGCTGATACCTATGGGTATTCGCGGGAGGAGATGCTCTCCTTTACTTTATTTGACCTGCGTCCCGAAGACGAAGTGACAAAGTTAAAAGAATACCTCGCGCAAGTAGATAACGAGAGCGTAGGCGATGAAGGCGTCTGGAAGCATCAAAAGAAGGGTGGTGAATTTGTCTATGCTCGGGTGGTTCGGAATCCGGTATCGCTCGATAATAAGGATCGGGACTACCAGCTGGCCATGTATAAAAACCTTACCAGTGAGCTGGAATCCCAGCTAAATAATGAAATGCTCTTCAAGCATAGCCTGGATGGCATCATGCTGACCAATCCCAATGGGGAGATCCTCCAGGCGAATCAGGCGGCCTGTGATATTTTGGGGATGAGCGAGCAGGAAATTACCGAGAGGGGTCGAGGGGGCATTGTTGCCAGGGATGAAAAGTTAGAGAAAGCGTTAGAGCAGCGTACCCAAACGGGAAAATTTGCTGGTGAGCTGAACTTTATCCACAAATCCGGGCGCAAAATACCGGTGGAGATCACCACTTCGGTGTTTCAAAATTATGCTGGCGAGAAACGGACCAGTTTAATTTTCCGGGATATCAGCGACCGAAAAGCGCAGCAACAGGCCCTCCGGGACGAGAAGGAATTTACCGAGGCTGTCCTGAATAGTTTGCCGGGCGTGTTTTACGTCTTGGATCACCAGGGCCGTGTGGTGCGATTTAATGACCATGCCTTGGAAGTATTTGATCTTCCTGCTGACGAAATCATCGGGCGATCAGCCGCTGAGTTTGTGCATGAATCCGACCAGGAAAAAGTACCGGAAGAAATTCGAGGCGTTCTTGAAGAAGGATATCGGGTGTTTGAGCTAACCTTAAAGACAGGAGGCGGAACCACCGCTATCTACCGGTTTAACGCCGAGCGACTGGAGCAAAGTGGTCACACATATATTATTGGCACCGGCTTAGATATCACGAAGAAAAAAGACCTCGAAGAGCAGCTACATTCCTTGTTGCAAGAAGAACAGGTCCAGCGAAAGAAAGCCGAAGCGGATCGGGACAAGCTAAAGGAGATGTTCGAAGAAGCCCCCTCTCCCAAGTGCTTGTTGGAAGGCCCGAAGCTCCGCTATGTGATAGCCAATAAGGCCTACCGCCAGGTGGTGGGACAGGAAGACATCATTGGCAAGCCCGTCATCGATGTCATTCCAGAGGTCAAGGAGCAGGGCTATATAGATCTGTTGGAAAAAGTTTACCAAACCGGGGAGCCCTATTTAGGTTTTGGAGATCCCGTACACATTGACAAAGGAAAAAAGGGAGCTAAACAACAATATATCTTTAATCTTCTATTTGCACCTTTATTTGATGAAGAGGGAGAGGTCTATGGCATCTTTATTGAAGCCATGGATTTTAGCGAACAGATTGCCTACCAGAAGCAGCTAAAAGAATCCCTTACTGAAAAGGAGACACTTCTGGCTGAGATTCACCACCGGGTGAAAAATAACTTAGCCATTGTTACCAGCATGATGCAGCTGCAGGCAATGGAAACGGAGGATACCGACCTGCAGGGAGCACTTCGGTCCGCCCAGCAACGCATTCAAACCATAGCTACCATCCACGAGTTACTGTATAGTTCGGAAAGCCTGTCGCATTTGAACTTTGGAGAAAATGTAAAACAGCTGCTCCATAACCTAGAGGAAATATTTAATACCGGAAAACAGATTACGGTAGATCTGCAAGTAGAGCAAGTGCCAATGAATATTAATCAAGCAATCCCCTGTGCTCTGATGGTAAACGAAGTGGTTACCAACGCCTATAAGCATGCATTTAATCATCAAAAGAAAGGAGAGATTGCCATTCAGCTATATGAAGAGGATAGCAATGTAGTGGTCGAAATTACAGATAATGGTGTGGGATTTCCGGATAATATCATAGAAGAGGGAGCATCAACGATCGGGATGACGCTGATCAATCTATTAAAGCAGCAATTGGAGGGGGAGGTTCACTTTTCGAATGTCAATGGAACACAATTCAAGTTAGAATTTGAAAAAGCTGATGTGAAAGGCAGTGGGAGCATGTTAATAAAGAATTGA
- a CDS encoding efflux RND transporter permease subunit, which translates to MLDAIIKGSLRQRLVVVVTSIVLFIAGAYVVVNMPVDVFPDLTAPTVTVMTEAHGMAPEEVEQLVTLPIETATNGASGVRRVRSATSKGFSIVWVEFEWGTDIYQARQIVNEKLSLVSNRLPEEVPPPVMAPITSIMGEIMLVSVESDRHSELEIRTAADWEIRRRLLAIPGVAQVVPIGGGLKQYQVRVNPDKLKAYNVTLDQVLEATESSNENFSGGYFQEYSQQYTIRGIGRVHSLEDIRQSVVAERNNQPITIGDVANVEIAAAQKIGDASVNGDQAVIISIKKQPDINTLELTERVDETLAQIEQNLPEGFTINSHIFRQADFIDLAIENVIEALRDGAILVVIILLLFLANIRTTMISLTAIPLALITSVFVLEFFDITINTMTLGGMAIAIGVIVDDAIIDVENVFRRLRENAKLPESEQKSAMQVVFEGSKEIRTSIINATLIIMIVFIPLFFLSGLQGRMLKPLGLSYIVSIGASLVIAMTVTPVLCYYLLPGQAAKGKLEESWFTKKLKSGYDRVLDTVLRYKKSVLTGTLVLFLGTMIMVPYLGSSFLPEFNEGTLVISAVTIPGTGLDESNEIGQRIENILLDHPAVTSTARRTGRAEMSEHAQGVNASEINVDLEIPEGTTKEQVLEELRSELNVVSGTNITIGQPLGHRIDHMLSGTRANIAVKIFGPDLYRLRTLAEEVRGQMEGIEGVVDLSVEQQQNVPQIQIRPDRRALARYGMNIGDLSEKIDVAFAGETVSQIIEGDQLFDLMVRYDEEHRGSIKAVRNAELTLEDGIIVPLSELASIKSRSGPNTISRENVQRKIVVSANVAGRDLRGTVNAISANVSENVNFPQGYFVEYGGQFESQAEATRTISLLSIVAILLIYLLLYLEFSSLKTALLVMVNLPFALIGGIFIVWFTSGIVSIASLVGFITLFGIATRNGILIVSHYQYLRWEKGKSFMKAIRQGAMERLNPILMTALTAGLALIPLALAAGEPGNEIQSPMAQVILGGLISSTLLNMIVIPALLAQFERG; encoded by the coding sequence ATGTTAGATGCAATAATTAAAGGATCGCTGAGGCAGCGACTCGTTGTCGTGGTTACCTCCATAGTTTTATTCATCGCCGGAGCGTATGTGGTCGTCAATATGCCCGTGGATGTGTTTCCCGATCTCACGGCTCCGACCGTGACCGTGATGACCGAAGCGCATGGTATGGCCCCGGAGGAAGTGGAGCAGCTGGTCACCCTGCCGATCGAAACGGCTACCAATGGTGCTAGCGGCGTGCGGCGAGTGCGCTCAGCTACGTCAAAGGGCTTTTCCATCGTTTGGGTGGAATTCGAATGGGGTACTGATATATACCAAGCCCGCCAAATCGTCAATGAAAAACTATCACTGGTGAGTAATCGCCTGCCGGAAGAAGTGCCTCCGCCGGTGATGGCCCCCATCACTTCTATTATGGGTGAAATTATGCTGGTGAGTGTAGAAAGCGACCGGCATTCAGAGCTGGAAATTCGAACTGCAGCCGACTGGGAGATCCGGCGACGCCTGCTGGCTATTCCCGGTGTGGCCCAGGTGGTTCCTATTGGCGGGGGGTTAAAACAGTACCAGGTCCGTGTAAATCCCGACAAGCTGAAAGCATATAATGTAACTTTAGACCAAGTGCTAGAGGCCACCGAATCCTCCAATGAGAACTTTTCGGGCGGATATTTCCAGGAATACAGCCAGCAATATACCATTCGTGGTATTGGTCGAGTTCACTCGTTAGAAGATATCAGGCAATCGGTGGTGGCCGAACGCAATAACCAGCCAATAACTATTGGCGATGTAGCTAATGTAGAAATAGCTGCCGCCCAGAAGATAGGTGACGCCTCTGTCAATGGCGATCAGGCCGTGATTATATCCATTAAAAAACAGCCAGATATAAATACCCTGGAGCTAACCGAACGGGTAGATGAAACACTGGCACAGATTGAGCAAAACCTGCCCGAAGGGTTTACGATCAATAGTCATATTTTTCGGCAGGCAGACTTTATCGATCTTGCCATTGAAAACGTAATTGAAGCGCTGCGGGATGGAGCTATATTAGTGGTAATAATTCTGCTTCTTTTCCTGGCCAATATTCGTACGACGATGATTTCCCTCACGGCCATCCCGCTGGCGCTCATTACATCGGTATTTGTTCTTGAATTTTTCGATATCACCATCAACACCATGACCCTAGGGGGAATGGCTATTGCTATCGGGGTGATTGTAGATGATGCAATTATCGATGTGGAGAACGTGTTCAGGCGGCTTCGGGAGAATGCCAAGCTCCCGGAGTCGGAGCAAAAATCAGCTATGCAGGTGGTGTTTGAAGGATCCAAAGAAATTCGGACATCGATTATTAATGCCACGCTGATTATCATGATCGTCTTTATCCCGCTCTTCTTTTTGAGTGGGCTTCAGGGACGCATGCTGAAACCGCTGGGGCTGTCCTATATCGTATCCATCGGGGCTTCCCTGGTTATCGCCATGACGGTAACGCCGGTGCTCTGTTACTATTTGTTGCCAGGCCAAGCGGCAAAAGGCAAGCTGGAAGAAAGCTGGTTCACCAAAAAGCTTAAATCGGGTTACGACCGCGTGTTGGATACAGTACTCCGTTATAAAAAAAGTGTGCTTACCGGCACGCTGGTACTGTTTTTGGGGACAATGATTATGGTACCGTACCTAGGCAGCTCCTTCCTTCCTGAGTTCAACGAGGGGACGCTGGTAATTAGCGCGGTTACCATACCGGGTACCGGGTTGGATGAATCCAATGAAATAGGCCAACGGATAGAGAATATATTGTTAGACCACCCTGCGGTTACCAGTACCGCACGCAGGACAGGTCGCGCCGAAATGTCCGAGCACGCCCAGGGGGTTAACGCCTCAGAGATTAATGTCGATTTGGAGATCCCGGAAGGCACGACCAAGGAGCAGGTCCTTGAAGAACTCCGGTCTGAATTAAACGTAGTCTCTGGAACAAACATCACGATTGGGCAACCGCTTGGCCACCGTATCGACCACATGCTCTCGGGAACGCGTGCCAATATTGCAGTCAAGATCTTTGGCCCGGACTTGTACCGCTTGCGAACCTTAGCTGAGGAAGTTCGTGGTCAGATGGAGGGGATTGAAGGTGTTGTGGACCTCTCGGTTGAACAGCAGCAGAACGTCCCGCAGATCCAGATTCGGCCCGACCGTCGGGCATTGGCACGCTATGGAATGAATATAGGCGACCTGTCGGAAAAGATAGATGTAGCCTTTGCCGGTGAGACAGTCTCACAGATTATCGAAGGGGACCAGTTGTTTGATTTGATGGTCCGTTATGACGAGGAGCATCGCGGCAGCATTAAGGCCGTGCGCAATGCTGAACTGACCCTCGAAGACGGAATAATAGTTCCCCTTTCGGAGCTGGCCAGTATCAAGTCGCGCAGCGGCCCCAATACCATTAGTCGTGAAAACGTGCAGCGTAAGATTGTGGTTTCGGCCAACGTAGCCGGGCGCGATCTGCGCGGTACGGTGAATGCGATCAGTGCCAATGTCTCGGAAAACGTCAACTTTCCACAAGGGTATTTTGTGGAATATGGCGGGCAGTTTGAAAGTCAGGCGGAGGCCACCCGCACTATCTCGTTGCTGAGTATCGTCGCCATCCTGCTCATTTACCTGCTGTTGTACCTGGAGTTCAGCTCTCTGAAAACGGCTCTGCTGGTAATGGTGAACCTACCGTTTGCCCTGATCGGCGGCATTTTTATAGTATGGTTTACCAGCGGCATCGTATCCATTGCGTCCCTGGTTGGATTTATTACGCTGTTCGGTATTGCAACTCGAAACGGGATATTGATCGTTTCACACTACCAGTATCTGCGTTGGGAAAAAGGTAAATCCTTTATGAAGGCAATCCGACAGGGTGCGATGGAACGGCTCAATCCGATCCTGATGACGGCCCTCACTGCAGGCTTGGCTCTCATTCCGCTGGCGCTGGCCGCCGGAGAACCCGGCAATGAAATACAATCGCCCATGGCACAAGTTATTCTGGGCGGTCTGATTAGTTCTACCCTACTTAACATGATTGTGATTCCGGCTTTGCTGGCACAGTTTGAAAGGGGATAA
- a CDS encoding efflux RND transporter periplasmic adaptor subunit: MKQLITLIILSIALAMTGCGGASDEGHVHGEEGDHTHEQPAQQAQGDQGHSHDGESDHGQEEGEPQLEGAGVITQWTDKTELFMEYPELIVGQEATFAVHLTRLSDFKPISESEVKFVFSSERGNEGSLTETEVQVPGIYGPDVIFDRAGRYDLMIIILGMVNDTLQVNGIPVYNSAGDIPQTHTEEDPNLITFLKEQQWDIPFATQEVQQRTLTQTVDATGEIMAAQNSQAVVSAPFSGIILSSQNGNLPVVGQQLQKGTSMVVLNPAIQSGGGDNYAQQFINAQSELELAEANLERSKRLYTKEAIPQTELQKARIEYRQALTRYQTISEVIQIDTTNVDSYGESPQSYRFELKAPITGTLVESYVTPGMQVEAGQPLYRIADASKVWLKAHVPAAQQSRIANAGQAAFRVQGDDRLYEVSELGGRLISRANSVDPQNRTLSLIYELDNTQNGLPLGMFSTVHINTDTKENVLAIPQSALIEEEGNYNVYVHVSGESFRKQRVTTGIEHRGWVEITSGLDGGEHVVTENAYQVKLASLSSEAPSHGHTH; encoded by the coding sequence ATGAAACAACTTATAACGTTAATCATACTTAGTATTGCTCTGGCGATGACGGGGTGCGGAGGTGCCAGTGACGAAGGTCATGTGCATGGTGAAGAAGGAGATCATACTCATGAGCAGCCCGCACAGCAAGCCCAGGGAGATCAGGGCCATTCCCATGATGGAGAATCAGATCACGGTCAAGAGGAAGGAGAACCTCAACTGGAGGGGGCCGGTGTCATTACGCAATGGACAGATAAGACAGAGCTGTTCATGGAATACCCTGAATTAATTGTAGGACAGGAAGCTACCTTCGCCGTTCATCTGACCCGACTGTCGGATTTCAAACCCATTTCTGAATCAGAAGTGAAATTCGTGTTTAGCTCAGAACGAGGCAACGAAGGTTCCCTCACCGAAACAGAAGTCCAAGTTCCCGGTATTTATGGTCCTGATGTGATTTTTGATCGAGCAGGACGGTACGACCTTATGATCATCATTCTGGGAATGGTGAATGATACGCTGCAGGTGAATGGCATTCCGGTCTATAACTCAGCCGGTGACATCCCGCAAACTCATACCGAGGAAGATCCCAACTTGATTACCTTTTTAAAAGAACAGCAATGGGATATCCCTTTTGCTACCCAAGAGGTGCAACAGCGAACGCTTACGCAAACAGTTGACGCTACCGGGGAAATTATGGCGGCCCAAAACAGCCAGGCGGTCGTCTCAGCTCCCTTTTCTGGTATTATCCTGTCCAGCCAAAATGGGAACTTACCGGTGGTAGGTCAGCAGTTGCAAAAAGGAACATCGATGGTGGTACTGAATCCCGCGATTCAGTCAGGAGGCGGCGACAATTACGCCCAGCAGTTTATTAATGCCCAATCGGAGCTGGAACTGGCCGAGGCCAACCTGGAGCGATCCAAGCGGTTGTACACAAAAGAGGCCATCCCGCAGACCGAACTTCAAAAAGCCCGTATTGAGTACCGGCAGGCATTAACGCGCTACCAAACCATCAGCGAAGTGATCCAGATAGATACAACGAATGTTGATAGCTATGGAGAATCACCACAATCATATCGCTTTGAATTGAAAGCTCCGATTACAGGCACCCTCGTTGAGTCGTACGTTACGCCAGGCATGCAGGTCGAGGCCGGACAGCCATTGTACCGCATAGCGGATGCTTCCAAGGTGTGGCTCAAAGCCCATGTTCCCGCTGCCCAGCAAAGTCGTATTGCCAATGCCGGCCAGGCGGCCTTTCGGGTGCAGGGGGATGACCGCTTGTATGAAGTCAGTGAACTGGGAGGTCGATTAATCAGTCGTGCCAACAGTGTTGATCCGCAGAACCGAACGCTTTCCCTGATTTACGAGCTTGATAACACCCAAAACGGGCTTCCCCTGGGCATGTTTTCCACAGTGCATATCAATACCGATACCAAAGAGAATGTCTTGGCGATTCCTCAGTCGGCGTTAATTGAGGAGGAAGGCAACTATAACGTTTATGTACATGTCTCCGGTGAATCCTTTAGAAAGCAGCGAGTTACGACCGGTATTGAGCACCGGGGATGGGTGGAAATAACCTCTGGGCTGGATGGTGGAGAGCATGTGGTGACCGAGAATGCTTACCAGGTGAAGCTGGCTTCACTTTCGTCTGAGGCACCTTCCCACGGGCATACGCACTAA
- a CDS encoding TolC family protein, giving the protein MNRLIRWMLLLVLFPVFVHAQSTSITLEEAVELFKENSLQQELARYDQLRKQGEAIEYKAYPNPEISINREQLNAGTVDYHETTYMVSQPIELLGQPFLRSKSASKSQKAAELQFEYDRLQLIRQVKSLYAEYWQLSEKLDVYNDALQVIQKARESAKARQAEGSFSGLQVQRFNVELSRYKKLSDQIQLNLKETGDRLASYLFSGQELDTEIQPSDSLTVEPINVQEQTLIQYALANRADLIALEEIVDASELQYKVEKRNRLPDLNLNVGYKEQSGGAEGFVIGGSIKLPIFNQNRGNVTITRAQTRSRQTELTLKQQSVHNQVETAYQRVGLVFEQWKSMQQDGIDVSMLEAARAAYQQGRYSLVELLDATEAYVDGQIMIYETIAEYNQALFKLDVQSAGRISNSQNN; this is encoded by the coding sequence ATGAACAGGTTAATTCGGTGGATGCTATTGCTGGTTTTATTTCCAGTATTTGTCCATGCCCAATCAACATCCATAACCCTAGAAGAAGCCGTAGAGCTGTTCAAAGAAAATAGCCTGCAGCAAGAGCTGGCTCGCTATGATCAGCTCCGCAAACAAGGGGAAGCCATAGAATATAAGGCATATCCCAATCCTGAAATCAGTATCAACCGGGAGCAACTAAATGCCGGAACGGTCGATTACCATGAAACGACCTATATGGTTTCTCAACCTATTGAGCTATTGGGGCAACCCTTTCTGCGCAGTAAAAGTGCTTCCAAATCCCAAAAGGCAGCCGAACTACAATTTGAATATGACCGGCTTCAGTTGATCCGACAGGTGAAATCCTTGTATGCTGAGTACTGGCAACTTTCAGAAAAGCTGGATGTGTATAATGATGCGCTCCAGGTTATCCAGAAAGCCCGGGAATCTGCCAAGGCCCGCCAAGCCGAGGGCTCATTTTCCGGCCTGCAGGTGCAACGCTTCAACGTGGAACTCAGCCGATACAAAAAACTAAGCGACCAGATTCAGCTGAATCTCAAAGAAACTGGTGACCGGCTGGCCAGCTATTTGTTTTCGGGACAGGAGCTGGATACCGAAATCCAACCTTCAGATAGCCTGACGGTCGAGCCCATCAATGTACAGGAGCAGACGCTGATACAATATGCCCTTGCCAATCGGGCTGATCTGATTGCATTAGAGGAAATAGTTGATGCCTCCGAGCTGCAATACAAGGTTGAAAAACGAAATCGCCTGCCCGACCTGAACCTCAATGTTGGATACAAAGAGCAGTCAGGTGGCGCTGAGGGGTTTGTCATCGGGGGATCCATCAAGCTTCCCATCTTTAACCAGAATCGGGGAAATGTGACGATTACCCGGGCCCAAACCCGTTCGCGGCAAACCGAACTAACCTTAAAGCAGCAGTCGGTCCACAACCAGGTGGAAACGGCCTATCAGCGAGTTGGACTTGTGTTTGAACAGTGGAAGTCAATGCAGCAGGACGGGATAGACGTATCAATGCTGGAAGCAGCCCGCGCAGCCTATCAGCAGGGACGGTATTCCCTGGTTGAGCTGCTTGATGCCACCGAAGCCTACGTTGATGGACAGATCATGATCTATGAAACGATAGCCGAATACAACCAGGCACTTTTTAAACTGGATGTACAATCCGCAGGACGAATTTCTAATTCTCAAAACAACTAA
- a CDS encoding RNA polymerase sigma factor gives MVDPVALQFVLIALATSSEEEMDSKVLAQKIKAGNHKAFETFFDTHYDSLLRFLISKNTSREAAKDLIQKAFIYIWEHRHRINPEKSLRAYIFQIAYTRMLNHHRDHKKFNTDESVPNRQTNHTPEDTARAKDLEQAIERAIEQMPEKRGTVFQLCFMEDFTYREAAETLEVTKKTIENHMGLALKDMRKALKQFQ, from the coding sequence ATGGTCGATCCCGTTGCACTACAGTTTGTACTCATTGCCCTCGCCACTTCTTCTGAAGAGGAAATGGACAGTAAGGTACTGGCGCAGAAAATTAAAGCGGGTAATCACAAGGCCTTCGAAACTTTTTTTGATACTCATTACGATTCACTGCTCCGTTTCCTCATCAGTAAGAATACCAGCCGGGAGGCCGCTAAGGACCTTATCCAAAAAGCTTTTATTTATATCTGGGAACACCGCCACAGGATAAATCCCGAAAAATCACTTCGGGCCTATATTTTTCAAATTGCCTACACCCGCATGCTCAATCATCACCGGGATCACAAGAAATTCAACACGGATGAATCGGTACCAAATCGACAAACGAACCATACGCCAGAGGATACAGCTCGGGCTAAAGATCTCGAACAGGCCATCGAACGCGCTATCGAGCAGATGCCTGAAAAACGGGGAACCGTTTTCCAGCTCTGCTTTATGGAGGACTTCACCTACAGGGAAGCGGCAGAAACCCTCGAGGTAACGAAAAAGACCATAGAAAACCATATGGGACTGGCACTCAAAGATATGCGAAAGGCTCTGAAACAATTTCAATAA
- a CDS encoding DUF5666 domain-containing protein: MNKTGKLNSKIGISLLILTFTACTLDGISGSNSDTITKEDLQAAGQILGESLSSNNSGVLLSLNDALTNFSSTDFAETASKSTPSSPVIQNGHSGRGNETNYQHSYDSETGTHTISFRREVQRSLFEKTVTDTLYYTFRDNGGSFIEFPRQESDRIESITYNGKREGEISTLKKESFFVRTDTFLIDGLSDGSSTLSIDGVHNGEGTITIDETGNGSLERSYELEINFLNIEIEKSPAGDINIQRGVTGTLSWEMKIERGSDSKTMRGTIELSGDGTALLHFKNILDLFQINTNDGDLKDLEHEFEGGVQSMDIDGKGVTLVNGRTVYLTNDTEFDNDAYPDLKSVQQALNNGTLIWTEGEGLVQNGRFNVSEIEFEEGYEADDDDDEDREEEIDFEELITSVNIEAGTFTLGNQVIVEMNDQTVIENSSEYRSLQEVADALDQGHTVEADGSAVQAGEGSNADLIATSVDFDREESGDSEDSNDSDEED, from the coding sequence ATGAACAAGACCGGAAAATTAAATTCAAAAATTGGGATCAGCCTGCTTATACTGACATTCACTGCCTGTACCCTGGATGGTATAAGCGGCAGTAACAGTGATACCATCACAAAAGAGGACTTACAGGCGGCCGGACAAATTCTGGGTGAATCGTTATCCAGTAATAACAGCGGCGTACTTTTGAGCCTCAATGATGCACTGACTAATTTTTCAAGCACTGATTTTGCCGAAACGGCCTCAAAAAGCACCCCTTCTTCTCCTGTTATCCAAAACGGCCACAGCGGAAGAGGGAACGAGACAAACTATCAGCATTCCTATGACTCCGAAACGGGTACTCATACCATCTCTTTTCGACGGGAGGTACAGCGCAGCTTATTTGAAAAAACAGTAACCGATACGCTGTACTATACTTTCCGGGATAACGGCGGAAGCTTTATTGAGTTTCCCAGGCAGGAAAGTGACCGTATTGAATCCATAACCTATAACGGAAAGCGGGAGGGAGAAATATCAACCTTAAAAAAAGAATCCTTTTTCGTTCGCACGGATACCTTCTTGATAGACGGGCTTTCTGATGGCTCCTCCACACTGTCCATCGACGGCGTACACAACGGCGAGGGAACTATTACTATAGATGAAACCGGCAACGGTTCACTGGAACGTTCCTACGAACTGGAAATCAACTTTCTGAATATAGAGATCGAAAAATCGCCTGCCGGAGATATCAACATCCAGCGAGGCGTCACGGGAACACTGAGCTGGGAAATGAAGATCGAAAGAGGAAGTGACTCTAAAACGATGCGAGGCACCATCGAACTCAGCGGAGATGGGACCGCCCTGCTCCATTTTAAAAACATTTTAGACCTTTTTCAGATCAATACCAATGACGGAGACCTCAAGGACCTGGAGCATGAATTTGAGGGTGGAGTACAATCGATGGACATTGACGGCAAAGGAGTAACCCTTGTAAATGGTCGAACGGTTTATCTCACTAATGACACGGAATTTGATAATGATGCGTATCCCGATCTGAAATCGGTACAACAGGCCCTGAACAACGGAACCCTCATTTGGACCGAAGGCGAAGGGCTGGTTCAAAACGGGCGATTCAATGTATCTGAAATTGAATTTGAAGAGGGCTATGAGGCAGATGATGATGACGACGAAGACCGGGAAGAAGAAATTGATTTTGAGGAACTAATCACTTCCGTTAATATTGAAGCTGGCACCTTTACTCTGGGCAATCAGGTTATCGTTGAAATGAACGACCAAACTGTTATTGAGAATTCCAGTGAATACCGCTCCCTCCAGGAGGTTGCCGATGCCCTGGACCAGGGCCATACCGTAGAAGCAGACGGATCTGCCGTACAGGCCGGGGAGGGCTCCAATGCCGATTTAATAGCGACATCCGTAGACTTTGACAGAGAAGAGAGTGGCGACAGTGAGGACAGCAATGATAGTGATGAAGAAGATTAA